The Candidatus Methylomirabilota bacterium region GTTGATTTTAGGCTGCCCGTGATGCCCTCCAACCAAAGCGTAAGATCAATCGGGAGGGCATGGGCGAGAATAGCTCTCCACACCGCAGCCCATAGGGGAATCGTTACTGATAAGGGGGCCAAGCCCATGAGCGCAAGGCTTAACTGCATCGCTTCTTTTGGATCAGTGGCGACTCGAGGGATGCAATACCTTATAAGTTCGGGCGGCAAGTCAACCTCGAAATGATCCTTACCGATTCCGCCGCCATGACTGAGATAAGTGTATTCTCCATTCTGAATCGTCCAGCCGGTATGCGTGAAGATTTTTCGATAATTCCGATGGGGGCTGAAATGCTGAATAGCCTCTCGCAATTTATCCTTGGTCCCCATGCCAGCCATGATGCAGGGGGCGAGTCCCCACGATTCGGCAACCCATGCCATCGGCCCAAATCGCGGAGCAGGAATCCGAACAGAGGGAAGATGTTGGCCGCTGTCCAGGACGCCGCCGATCTCAAACGCCCTCGAGGTTTCGCCGGAGCCATCGTCAACTTCGACCTCTGTTTCGACCGTAGCGACAAAATTTGCCAAGGGTTCGACTACGATTCCGTCCTTGACCCGCTTAAGGTAAACCGTTCGGCCTTCGTCCACTCTGTACGGATGCCTTGGACCCTCCGCCTCCTCCTCCTGCGACGGCTCGGGTTCCGGTGGAGCGAGGAGGTCTGTACTGGTAAGAAAGAGAAGCTCAATCAGGGCCGCGACTCCGGGGAGAGCTTGCGTAAACCCTTCGCCGTGACATTCCCGGAGAATCCGCAGGAGATCATTTATATCAGTCGCCTCTTGTCCTCGGTACTTATACCCGGACCAAGGAAATGCAACCGCCTTTAACGATTTCACATGACCTTTGAGCTGCTTCACGAGGAGGGCGGGAGTCTTTTTTCCCTCGGCGTCATCGTCCATTAGATAATGAATGTTGGAATCTTTTAGCGAAGGGTGTTTTTCCGGGACTCCGACGGCGGCTCCATTCGATAAGGCGAGGACCGGACGACCAAGGACAAGGGAAAAGGCAAAACTTTTTAACTGTCCCTCACAGAGAAAGATTTTATCATCGGGGGCAGAGTAGGCAGGCGGGAAATACAAGCTCGGAGATCGTCCAGGAGTACCCCACTGATAACGGTCTTTATCTTCATGGGGTGTGGAAAGTTTCCTTTCCTTGACTCCTACGATCTCGCCGGAATCAGAAAAGAAGGGGAGGAGGAGTTTACCATTGGAAAGACCCAGGCGATAAGGCCGCACTTGGTCAAAGGTCAATCCCCAATTTCCTATAATCGAATCCCTGGACGGTGCAAGGGCGAAGCAGCTTTCCGAAGCTGATACTTTTTTGAGGTCCACGCGCATAGGCCCCTTATTTGAACGAGGCCGGGAGGGGTAGTTTTTTGCAGGCTTCACGGGTTCCTCAAGATGATCTCGAGAGCTTCCGCCGCTGCAACCAGTGCATCAATGTTAAGCGCGTCTCGACCTCCAAAAGGTTCCAGGGTTGCCGAAAAGGCCCACCCCAGTTCGGCCTTGATTCTTTCGAGGCACCGGTGGCACGGCGATTCCCGGAGCGGTTTATCCATTCGACTTGCGCCGCTTTTTCTCGTTTCGCTCGAGGGCAACCTCGATTCCGTGAATGGGAAAGCGCACGGTCTTTCCGATCTTCACGCTGGGGAGCTTGCCCTGCGCCGCCAGTTTCCGCGCCTGTCTCGGGTGAATGTCGAGCATCTTTGCGATTTCGTGATCGCGGTAATATCGCTTTTCCATGCTGAGACTATAAGGGGTCCGGTCCCTTGGGGCTTAGCGGGTCAATAAAGATTATTGATTGATTTAGGGGTGGGGGCTAAATCAGGGGGTAGGAGCTTATTTAGGGAGGGGGTTTAAATCAGGAGGCGTCGGGATAATAAGCGTCGGGGTCTTTTTCGACGCCCACGGCTCGCAAGAGTTCGACGCGGGTAGCCTTTGCAATCACTCCGATCTCGAGCAGTTCCTTCATGGCCGTATCTTTCCAAGGCCGCGCCTGCCTTCCCCGTCCGCGCTTCGGCCACGGTGGAGGGATTGAGAGCAGGGTGAGGGTTTCCCGGAGGACGCTAAGAGGTTGGGACTCGCTTTGCAACATAGGCAAAAGACGCGGCGGCGGTAAAGGGATAGGCTCCCCATGCCGAGCTTTGATGCTGCTCTCGAGAATATCTAACAGGTAGGGATGCCGTAGCAGTTTCCGAATAAGAGGCAGGGTTTGCTCGTATTGATCCCACGCTGCGGCGACGGTAACAGGTGAGAGCACGTTTCGCATTTCCCCCAGGACGGCCTTTGTGAGGACGGCAAGGATTGCCTCCCGATTCACCTTCTCGGGTATGTGGCGAAGCTGCCACTCTAGGGCGTCCCTCCGGTCCTCTATAAGTTCCTTGGTCGCTGTCTGGACTATCTTCCTACCTTTGATCTCCACGGGGAGAAACCCGAGGAGTACCTCAGTCGTGAAGGTGAAGGGCTTAGGAGGTGGGGGCGGAGATGGGGCAGGAGATGGCCTCGATTTTGCAACCTTCCGACCACTGCGGGAGGGCTTGGGCTTAGGCTTCGCCATGTTTACGATTTGTCAATTATTAGAGTGCCGAAAGGCCCCTTTGACTCCGGACAACCCGAAAGCTCACAGTGGGGCATATCATACAAAGGCCCACCAAAAAAGAGAAACCCGGCAACCTTTGGATTTTTCAGGATTGCCGGGGTGAGGGTGTTTCAGGTTTTGAAGACCGGGAAAGCCACCAGGCCCAATCCGCCTCCCTGCTATATCAAGACAGCGCAAGTGTAACAGTCGGCTCCCCCTTTCGCAAGGCTCTTCGGGGCAGAGGTAGGTCTGGAATGGCTCTTGCAAATTTTGAGAACGAGAGAGTGTGCCGATGACGGATCTGCCCGAGGAACGACAGCCTCGCATTCTGGTGGTGGACGATCAAGAGGAAAATCTGGAACTCCTGGAGGCCTTTCTCAACGTCCACGACTACCAAATCGTCCAAGCCAGGAACGGGCGGGAGGCCCTAACGCAGGTAGCCCAGGAACCTCCAGACCTGATCCTGCTCGATACCCACATGCCGCCGCCGGACGGTTACCAGGTCTGTAAAGAGATCAAGCAGAACGAGCATACCCGCCTGATCCCGATCATCATCGTGACTACGTCCGGAGAACTGGAGAGCCGTGTCAGAGGAATCGAGGCCGGGGCCGATGATTTCCTGACGAAGCCCGTTCATCGCCTAGAACTGGATGCCCGGGTCGGCTCCCTCCTGAGACTCAAGCAGTTTACCGATGAGCTGGAAAATGTGGACGGCGTTCTCGTCAGTCTAGGCCTCGCCGTTGAGGCCAAGGATCCTTCAACCCAAGGACACTGTGAGCGCCTGGCCGATTATGGCGTCCAGCTCGGGCGACGGTTCGGCCTGCCCTCCGATCATCTCACTGCGCTTCGTCGGGCAGGGTATCTCCATGATCTCGGGAAAATCGCTGTCCCTGAAGCAATCCTCCTCAAACCTGCCCGCCTGACGCCGGAGGAGTGGGAAATCATGCGGATGCATCCGGAGGTCGGCGAGCGGATCTGCCAGCCCTTGCGATCGATGCGCCTGGTTCTTCCTATTATCCGCCACCACCACGAGCGGTGGGATGGCAGTGGCTACCCTGACCGCCTCAAGGGAGAAACGATCCCCCTCACCGCCCGGATCCTCCAGATCGTGGACGTGTACGACGCCCTCAGGACTGAGCGTCCGTATAAGGTGGGCTTCTCCCCCGCCGAGGCGCTGAAGATCCTTCAAGAAGAAGGTGGCAAGGGTTGGTATGATCCCAGGGTGGTAGCCGAGTTCTTTGCTATGCTCAGCAGTGCTGGGGGATCTTTGAAGACGGAGTCACCGGCCCTCCTGCGGTAGCAGGGCCTCCTCCGGGACGAGGGCGAGTTCCGGGATTTCATCCACGCTTCGGATGAACTTGAAGTCCAGCCCTTGGCGAATCTCTTCCGGGACATCCTCCAAGTCTTTGGCGTTTCGTTCGGGGAGGAGGACTTCCTTCAGCCCTGCCCGCTTGGCCGCCAGCGCCTTTTCCTTAATCCCGCCGACCTGAAGAACCTGCCCCCGGAGGGTGATCTCCCCCGTCATCGCGATCTCGCTCTGGACCGGGCGACCCGTCACGAGCGAATAGAGGGCAGTGTACATTGTAATCCCGGCGGACGGCCCGTCCTTCGGGATGGCTCCCGCGGGGACATGGATGTGGATGTCCTGTTTAAGGAAGTAGTCCTCAGGGAGGCCCATTTCTCGGGAGCGGCTTCGGATGGCGCTCAAGGCCGCCTCTGCTGATTCCTTCATCACCTCTCCCAGGAGACCGGTCAGGATGAGATTGCCTTTCCCCGGCATCTTCGTGGCCTCCACAAAAAGGATATCGCCGCCCGTAGAGGTCCAGGCAAGCCCAATCGCGACTCCGGGCTGAGAGGTCCGCTCAGCCACCTCCGAGTAGAACTTCACCGGACCGAGCAAAGCGTGTAGGTCCTCTGCGGTGATGGATGCCGGTTCAGTCCGCCCTTCAGACACCTCCTTGGCCACCGCCCGACAGATGGTGGCAATTTCCCTCTCCAGGTTCCGCACACCTGCCTCACGGGTGTAAGAGCTGGTGATCCTCAGGATAGCGTCGTCGGTGAACGACAGATGGTCCGCCGTGAGACCGTGGGCATCGAGCTCCTTCGGAATGAGATAGCGCTTGGCAATCTGAAGCTTTTCGGAATCGGTGTACCCGGGCAACTCAAGAACCTCCATCCGGTCCCGGAGGGCAGGAGGAACGGGATCCAAGATGTTGGCGGTCGCGATGAACATCACCCGTGATAGGTCAAAGGGGATCTCCAGGTAGTGGTCCGAAAAGCTCGTGTTCTGTTCCGGGTCCAGCACCTCGAGCAAAGCGGCGGACGGGTCCCCTCGGAAGTCAGCCCCAATCTTATCCACCTCGTCCAGCATAAAGACGGGATTGTTGCTGCCGGCCTTGCGGATGCTTTGAATGATCCGGCCCGGGAGGGCGCCGACATAGGTCCGGCGGTGGCCCCGGATCTCTGCCTCGTCCCTGATCCCGCCCAGCGAGATTCGGATGAACTTCCGGCCCAACGCGGCCGCGATGGAGTGACCCAGTGAGGTCTTTCCGACCCCCGGCGGACCGACAAAGCAGAGGATGGGTCCTTTCATGTCCCTTTTCAGCTTACGAACCGCCAAGTACTCCACGATCCGCTTTTTGACCTTCTCAAGGTCGTAGTGATCCTCGTCGAGGATCTGCTCGGCGGCAGTGATGTCCAAGCGATCATCGGTGCCCTTGAGCCACGGGAGCTCGAGGAGCCATTCGAGATAGGTCCGGACCACGCTGTACTCCGCGGCAGCCGGCGGCATCCGGGAGAATCGTCCGAGTTCCCGCAGGGCGGTCTCTCGGGTCTCGTCCGGCAGGGGAGTCTCCTCGATCCGCTGACGCAGCTCCTCGATCTCCTGGGTCCGCTCATCTCCCTCTCCCAGCTCCCCCTGGATGGCCTTGAGTTGCTCGCGAAGGTAATACTCTCGTTGCCCCTTCTCCATCCCCGCCTTGACCTGAGCCTGGATTTGGC contains the following coding sequences:
- a CDS encoding helix-turn-helix domain-containing protein; the protein is MEKRYYRDHEIAKMLDIHPRQARKLAAQGKLPSVKIGKTVRFPIHGIEVALERNEKKRRKSNG
- a CDS encoding response regulator, producing MTDLPEERQPRILVVDDQEENLELLEAFLNVHDYQIVQARNGREALTQVAQEPPDLILLDTHMPPPDGYQVCKEIKQNEHTRLIPIIIVTTSGELESRVRGIEAGADDFLTKPVHRLELDARVGSLLRLKQFTDELENVDGVLVSLGLAVEAKDPSTQGHCERLADYGVQLGRRFGLPSDHLTALRRAGYLHDLGKIAVPEAILLKPARLTPEEWEIMRMHPEVGERICQPLRSMRLVLPIIRHHHERWDGSGYPDRLKGETIPLTARILQIVDVYDALRTERPYKVGFSPAEALKILQEEGGKGWYDPRVVAEFFAMLSSAGGSLKTESPALLR
- the lon gene encoding endopeptidase La; translation: MAAQEVVQSTPTGADSQIPPELPILPLRGSVLFPHVIIPILVGQEKSMRLVDEVVMGNRIIGIVALKNREVEDPRPEDFFPVGTAAVIAKMIKLPDGTISIMAQGLERIRLSHITQTDPYFRASIEPLPDAGEQDKEVEALMVNLRRLFQQAVELSPNLPPELSILALNIDESGMLADMVASNLNLSVEEKQEVLEATEVKARLRRVTELLTGQLEELELSSQIQAQVKAGMEKGQREYYLREQLKAIQGELGEGDERTQEIEELRQRIEETPLPDETRETALRELGRFSRMPPAAAEYSVVRTYLEWLLELPWLKGTDDRLDITAAEQILDEDHYDLEKVKKRIVEYLAVRKLKRDMKGPILCFVGPPGVGKTSLGHSIAAALGRKFIRISLGGIRDEAEIRGHRRTYVGALPGRIIQSIRKAGSNNPVFMLDEVDKIGADFRGDPSAALLEVLDPEQNTSFSDHYLEIPFDLSRVMFIATANILDPVPPALRDRMEVLELPGYTDSEKLQIAKRYLIPKELDAHGLTADHLSFTDDAILRITSSYTREAGVRNLEREIATICRAVAKEVSEGRTEPASITAEDLHALLGPVKFYSEVAERTSQPGVAIGLAWTSTGGDILFVEATKMPGKGNLILTGLLGEVMKESAEAALSAIRSRSREMGLPEDYFLKQDIHIHVPAGAIPKDGPSAGITMYTALYSLVTGRPVQSEIAMTGEITLRGQVLQVGGIKEKALAAKRAGLKEVLLPERNAKDLEDVPEEIRQGLDFKFIRSVDEIPELALVPEEALLPQEGR